Genomic segment of Paenibacillus polymyxa:
AACCACGCGGGATATCTATTCTACGTTTGCGTGATGTACCCAACATTTTGTGGAACCTTCCTTGTGGTCAATTGTTTGGTGTGGGCCGCAAAACGGCAGATAAGCTTCTACAAATGAACATTCGCACCATTGGACAACTAGCTAAGGCTGATGAGCATATGCTGGTTGGCGTATTTGGTGTGACGGGTTCGTGGTTAAAATTGGCCGCTAATGGGATTAACCATTCTCCAGTCAGCACTGAACGGGAGCCAAACAAGTCCATTGGTCACACGACTACCCTGCCTATGGATGTGGTAAAGCTGGAAGAAGCCCAACGGGTACTTCTTAACATTAGTGATCAGGTAGCCCGGCGGCTTCGACGACACGGTATGCTGGCAGGAGGTATACAACTGACGATTCGGACGCCGGATATGAAGACCTTTACGCGTTCTCAAGTAAGGAGCACTCCTACGGAAAGTGCAGAGGACATATATAAGGAAGCTTGTGCGTTGTATCGTCGCCATTGGGGAGAAGATAAGCCTGTGCGCTTGCTGGGGATTACGCTACAGCAGCTCATTCCAAAGGAGGAAGCGGCCGTTCAAATGGATCTATTTGAATACCAGGATCAGCCTAAGAAAGAAAGCTTATTGAAGACGATGGATGCACTGCGCGATAAGTTTGGTGAAAATGCAATTTTGACCGCTGGGATGCTGGGAGATGATCCTTCGGTACTTCTTCGCAACTCCAAGTTGCGCGGAACTTCGCTGCAAAAAGACAATCTACCAACTCCGGAGTGAACTTCTGGGTGATTTATTGCAAACATCAGAAGCTTACGTTATAAGTGTTTTTTGCATGAAGGATAAAGGAAAATAATTTGTAATAATATTGGGTTTGTATTAATATGTGAATAGAATGCAAAAGCTGGTTTGTTTGATTGTATAGGAGGAAGAGAAAAGTTATGGCTAAATACACTTGGGTAGAAAAAGATACATGCATTGCTTGCGGAGCCTGTGGCGCTACAGCACCAGACATTTATGATTATGATGATGAAGGTTTGGCAGAAGTGATCTTTGAAGGGGATGCAAACCAAGGCATCAAGGCGATCTCAGAAGATTTGTTTGATGATATGCAGGATGCTTGTGACGGTTGCCCTACAGATTCCATCAAAGTAGCAGACGAGCCGTTCAATAAAGAAGGTTAAGCGTAGGCTTCTTCGATAGGCACAGCACTGACAGCTCCCTTCGCCGTATAACGGTGAAAGTAAGCTGTTGGTGCTGTTTTTTTTAGATTATAGAATGGTTCAGCGGAGGTGAACTATTCTATAATCGCAAGAAAAACTTCTGCCAAGCGCGGTCTAGCTTCCGTGAAAGTGCGTCGATAGGCGTTTTTCTTATGTGCTGTCCATCGAGTCTATTTTTGCCGATATACATAATAGGAAGTATGCAAGATTACACGATCAGGAGGATCCGATGAACCATTCGCCTCATCTTAAATCGTATGTAAAAAAACACCCTGATAATAAAATGGCCTGGTATTTACTCGGCAAAGAGTATGAGAGCAGCGGTCAGGAGGGCAAAGCAAATTATTGCTTTAATCGTGCAGGAGAAGTGTTCGAAGCCTTCGAGCATAAACAGATTCCGGCAGACGTATGGATGGAATATCAGGATAAACTGGTTCAAATGTCCAAGGAGAAGGAGCGAAGGACGGCTCGAACACGCCACCTGTTAACTGCGTTAATGGTACTACTGCTCGTATGGGTTCCTTCAGCCAATTCACCGAGACCTTCAAATGAAAATGCATCAGTTCCATCTGGAACTGAGCAGGTAGCAATTGATAATATTGAAGTTACGAAAGTGGCCACTGCTGATCCGAAGGAAATGGCCCAGATCGGTGTGGTTGGTGGTGTGTTTACGGCTCAAGCTCGAAAAGGGAGTGGAGCTGGAACGGGGCTTACTGATTTGTTGGCTAAGACTAGCCGACTGCCGTCCAAGACTACAGTGTTGGGTATGGAGCAAGGGGGCTCATGGCTGCTCTGGAGAGAGGGTATGAAGCCCTTACTTAGTGTACAGAACAAAGGAAACGGTGGATTAGCTGTTCAGTCTTACGACGCCGCTGCGTGTGCTTGCAAGCCGTCAGACAGTGAAAATCTTCGCAAAGCAGGTCTAAAATGGGCTGCTGGACAGGAGGAATTAGCTGTGTTGAATAGCTCCATGCGTGCTTTTCGCTCACAGCATCAACGTCTTCCCCAGAGTCTTGATGAATTGACTCGAGACTTTCCCGCTAACACGATGTACGGTACGACAGACGGGATGAAGAAGGCTTTTACACCTATGCGTAATTTACTTGCTTCATCAGGACAGGGAACAGGGAAGGCAGTAGATTTAGACGCTGACTCGTCGGCCGAAAGCAGTCCATTACTGGCATCGTCATTGCACGGACGACCTTTTCTGGGGCAACCGCTGCGAATTGTGGTGGACAAATCCAAGCACAGGCTCGCCCTGGTAAGTGGCAATGTACTTATTCGAAATTATCCTATCGGTTTGGGCGGAGAAAGAACACCAGAAGGGAAGTTTGTGATTACCGATAAAGTAGTAAATCCGAACGGCAAATCCAACGGTGAGTTTGGCAGCCGTGGAATGCAACTGTCTGCAACGAATTATGCCATTCATGGCACGAACGAGCCGGACAGCATTGGCAAAAATGAGTCGTTGGGTTGCGTCCGAATGGGTAAAGAGGATGTGGAGGAATTGTTTGCACTCGTACCTTCGGGTACGGAGGTAGTTATTGGTAACGGGGGATTGCCTGATCAAGTGCTTGTGCCTGGTTCTCGATTTACAAGTGAGCCGCAGCATGACCAGACGAATCCCCGCAAAACCTATCACTGGCTAAATTAACGTTTTGATGCTATTGCTACTTGGTGTTTAACGATTTCCTGCTTGTGCTAAAACAATGACCAGAATAATCACAATGATGAGGAGAACAAAGCTGACGGCGGTCCATACAATCGCTTTCTTGTTCACCTCATCCTTTTTCTTTTGCAGACTAGGCGGCTTGCGCTTGGTCTTCATATCAGCAATCCCTCTTTTCTAACGGGCTAAGGTCTTGTCTTACTATGTCCATTGTAAATGGTTTGATTATACATTTTCAATGACATCTCTATGACAACTGAATTGTTCTGGAGCTACACCTCGCAAATTACTTTCTTTTTGGTATGGAAAAAGCTAAACTATTTTGTAGAGATGTTTTTTTAGGATTGTGCAAGGGCATAGAACGGAGTGGATGAATCGTGTTGTATCGAAGGATTGCGAAACCTGTTTTTTTTAAAATGAGTCCAGAGACGGCCCATCATGTAGTCATTGACGGCTTAAAACATGCGGGCTCATTCCCTGGTGGAGCAGCGACACTGCGAGGGATGTACGGAGTCAAGGAAACGGAGGATCTTGCCGT
This window contains:
- a CDS encoding ferredoxin, whose translation is MAKYTWVEKDTCIACGACGATAPDIYDYDDEGLAEVIFEGDANQGIKAISEDLFDDMQDACDGCPTDSIKVADEPFNKEG
- a CDS encoding DNA polymerase IV, with translation MKDVSAYYPAGGRVILHVDMNAFYCSVHAAEEPEKYKGLPTAVAGSSELRKGVIVTCSYEARRLGISTGMVVQQARRICPQLIVIQPDFHLYRRYSKAFMSIAYSYTPMLEATSIDECYLDISGSKQFGTPMEIAEEIQRRVEDELGLPCSIGVAPNKLLAKMASDLKKPRGISILRLRDVPNILWNLPCGQLFGVGRKTADKLLQMNIRTIGQLAKADEHMLVGVFGVTGSWLKLAANGINHSPVSTEREPNKSIGHTTTLPMDVVKLEEAQRVLLNISDQVARRLRRHGMLAGGIQLTIRTPDMKTFTRSQVRSTPTESAEDIYKEACALYRRHWGEDKPVRLLGITLQQLIPKEEAAVQMDLFEYQDQPKKESLLKTMDALRDKFGENAILTAGMLGDDPSVLLRNSKLRGTSLQKDNLPTPE
- a CDS encoding L,D-transpeptidase; the encoded protein is MNHSPHLKSYVKKHPDNKMAWYLLGKEYESSGQEGKANYCFNRAGEVFEAFEHKQIPADVWMEYQDKLVQMSKEKERRTARTRHLLTALMVLLLVWVPSANSPRPSNENASVPSGTEQVAIDNIEVTKVATADPKEMAQIGVVGGVFTAQARKGSGAGTGLTDLLAKTSRLPSKTTVLGMEQGGSWLLWREGMKPLLSVQNKGNGGLAVQSYDAAACACKPSDSENLRKAGLKWAAGQEELAVLNSSMRAFRSQHQRLPQSLDELTRDFPANTMYGTTDGMKKAFTPMRNLLASSGQGTGKAVDLDADSSAESSPLLASSLHGRPFLGQPLRIVVDKSKHRLALVSGNVLIRNYPIGLGGERTPEGKFVITDKVVNPNGKSNGEFGSRGMQLSATNYAIHGTNEPDSIGKNESLGCVRMGKEDVEELFALVPSGTEVVIGNGGLPDQVLVPGSRFTSEPQHDQTNPRKTYHWLN